Proteins found in one Vagococcus carniphilus genomic segment:
- the glmS gene encoding glutamine--fructose-6-phosphate transaminase (isomerizing) has protein sequence MCGIVGVVGSQNTKNILLNGLHKLEYRGYDSAGIMISHNEEMFVTKTPGRVAELEALVANKESAGTGIGHTRWATHGEPTENNAHPHLSKSGRFGLVHNGVIENFEWLKETYLSDITLSGDTDSEIVVEVVDYFSKQGLSTIDAFSKMLEEVKGSYALALIDTEDDSQIFLAKNKSPLLVGLADGYNLVGSDAMAMINETDRFVEIMDGEKIILSATNMLILNKDNEEVTRDFYVAEIDANDTEKGLYPHYMLKEIDEQPAVMRTLIQEYVTPTGESTIPVEIVSEMAESDRIYVVGCGTSWHAGLVGKKMLEELTQIPVEVHLASEMGYDMPILSKKPFFIFLTQSGETADSRQVLVKINEMKLPSLTITNVKGSTLSREATHTLLLHAGPEIAVASTKAYTSQISVMLFLAKALGEKLGQEKAKGLDIVHELGIVAAAMESLVDDKDHYSELSQSFLNETRNAFYIGRGLDYAVSLEGALKLKEISYIQAEGFAAGELKHGTIALIEKGTPVVALISNKEMGSHTRGNIKEVESRGAKSLVIALEGLEKETDAIVLPHVHELVTPLVTVIPLQLLAYYASLQRDLDVDKPRNLAKSVTVE, from the coding sequence ATGTGTGGAATTGTAGGAGTAGTGGGAAGTCAAAATACAAAAAATATATTATTAAATGGTTTACATAAATTAGAATACCGTGGATATGACTCAGCAGGTATTATGATTAGTCATAATGAAGAAATGTTTGTTACTAAAACGCCGGGTCGTGTGGCTGAGTTAGAAGCTCTAGTTGCAAATAAAGAATCTGCTGGTACTGGAATCGGTCATACAAGATGGGCAACTCATGGAGAACCAACTGAGAACAACGCTCACCCTCACCTTTCAAAAAGTGGTCGTTTCGGTTTAGTCCATAACGGTGTTATTGAAAACTTTGAATGGTTAAAAGAAACTTATTTATCTGATATTACTTTATCAGGAGATACAGATAGTGAAATTGTCGTTGAGGTTGTTGATTATTTTTCTAAACAAGGCTTATCAACAATTGATGCTTTTAGTAAAATGTTAGAAGAAGTTAAGGGTTCATATGCTTTAGCTTTAATTGATACTGAAGATGATAGTCAAATTTTTCTAGCTAAAAACAAAAGTCCACTTTTAGTTGGATTAGCTGATGGTTACAATTTAGTTGGTAGTGATGCAATGGCTATGATTAATGAAACAGATCGTTTTGTTGAAATTATGGATGGAGAAAAAATCATCCTTTCAGCAACAAATATGCTTATTTTAAATAAAGATAATGAAGAAGTAACTCGCGATTTTTATGTGGCTGAAATTGATGCGAATGACACTGAAAAAGGTTTATATCCTCATTACATGTTAAAAGAAATCGATGAACAACCTGCCGTAATGAGAACTTTAATTCAAGAGTATGTGACACCAACAGGAGAAAGTACTATTCCAGTTGAGATTGTCTCTGAAATGGCGGAGAGCGACCGTATTTATGTAGTTGGCTGTGGTACTAGCTGGCATGCAGGTTTAGTGGGTAAGAAAATGTTAGAAGAACTAACTCAAATTCCTGTTGAAGTTCATTTAGCAAGTGAGATGGGTTATGATATGCCAATTCTATCTAAGAAACCGTTCTTTATTTTCCTAACACAAAGTGGTGAGACAGCAGACAGTCGCCAAGTTCTTGTAAAAATTAACGAAATGAAATTACCGTCTTTAACAATTACAAATGTGAAAGGCTCAACTCTTTCACGTGAAGCAACTCATACGTTATTGTTGCATGCAGGTCCTGAAATTGCAGTAGCTTCAACTAAAGCCTACACATCTCAAATTTCAGTAATGCTCTTTTTAGCAAAAGCGTTGGGAGAAAAATTAGGACAAGAAAAAGCTAAGGGATTAGATATTGTTCATGAATTAGGGATTGTAGCTGCTGCTATGGAATCTTTAGTAGATGATAAAGATCATTACTCTGAATTAAGTCAAAGTTTCTTAAATGAAACAAGAAATGCTTTTTATATTGGTCGTGGTTTAGACTATGCAGTTTCTCTAGAGGGAGCTTTAAAATTAAAAGAAATTTCTTATATTCAAGCTGAAGGTTTTGCTGCTGGAGAATTGAAACATGGAACTATCGCTTTAATTGAAAAAGGCACACCAGTTGTTGCATTAATTTCAAATAAAGAGATGGGAAGTCACACCAGAGGTAATATTAAAGAAGTAGAGTCTCGTGGAGCTAAGTCATTGGTTATTGCTTTAGAAGGATTAGAAAAAGAAACTGATGCCATAGTACTTCCTCATGTTCACGAGTTGGTAACTCCACTTGTGACAGTTATTCCACTTCAATTACTAGCGTATTATGCTAGTTTACAACGCGATTTGGATGTAGATAAACCAAGAAACTTGGCTAAAAGCGTAACAGTTGAATAA
- a CDS encoding YlbG family protein, whose amino-acid sequence MLVNEIDNSLELVPRRGLIVWVYSLKQLKNLRRFGYVHYVSKKMKYVVLYVDDVEIDTVIEKLEKQFFVRSVDMSMRPDINMNFNNRLGNEKMEEEPLEFEEQKTEIRLADFEEDES is encoded by the coding sequence ATGTTAGTTAATGAAATAGATAATTCCCTTGAATTAGTTCCTAGAAGAGGTCTAATTGTCTGGGTTTATAGTTTAAAACAGTTAAAAAATTTACGTCGTTTTGGTTATGTTCATTATGTTTCTAAAAAAATGAAATATGTTGTTCTATACGTAGATGATGTAGAGATTGATACCGTAATTGAAAAGTTAGAAAAGCAATTTTTTGTCAGAAGTGTTGATATGTCAATGCGCCCTGATATTAATATGAATTTTAATAATCGATTAGGTAATGAGAAAATGGAAGAAGAACCACTAGAATTTGAAGAGCAAAAAACAGAAATTCGTTTAGCAGATTTTGAAGAAGACGAGTCTTAA
- a CDS encoding YlbF family regulator, whose protein sequence is MVIYNEEVIEIEDLVEELAKELISSELVSGYVTSYVEMDRNQEVSSIVNEFLEKKEAFEKIESYGKYAPDFKEKRRDVRKAKRLVDTNELVAGFKYSETSLQNMLDYVTFDLANTISKDIKVDAGNPFFEFAKRGCGGSCHVS, encoded by the coding sequence ATGGTGATTTATAATGAAGAAGTTATTGAAATAGAGGATCTTGTTGAAGAGCTTGCAAAAGAGCTTATTAGTAGTGAATTAGTTTCAGGTTATGTTACTTCTTATGTTGAAATGGACCGAAATCAAGAAGTCTCATCAATTGTAAATGAATTTTTAGAAAAGAAAGAAGCTTTTGAAAAAATAGAATCATATGGAAAATACGCTCCTGATTTTAAAGAAAAAAGAAGAGATGTCAGAAAAGCTAAAAGATTAGTTGATACAAATGAATTAGTCGCTGGCTTTAAGTATAGTGAAACATCCCTTCAAAATATGCTAGACTATGTAACTTTTGATCTAGCGAATACTATTTCAAAAGATATTAAAGTCGATGCAGGCAATCCGTTTTTTGAGTTTGCTAAAAGAGGATGTGGAGGTAGTTGTCATGTTAGTTAA
- a CDS encoding CAP-associated domain-containing protein — MKRSIEFIVCLFLVLSVVYMKPVISSRNQPKPKNDLSVEKVKISHKSVPYYELNTTGMANYVGKTKDEFLKEFPKPKKTFSSYYQTEWLVYGDSLNDYYQVEIKNSVVSSVFVLGKNLETTPFAMDMNLVDLAEITTIFSNFNFSYGDEKYEVELTEDDMNYRPLVAFNNGTFAMLHINQGTGKLMAIRYLDKHTLLSIMPYQMDQDNKVQEKLPLEAKDWHQVNQDNQEQLVTILNLLREKEDKKKYQMDSTLQVGSKKGIELLSEKPDVIIDEESHLKNWKKVSETNISTPPFVLNKKETTRLIKKLDLSPKETHGIFYAPVVDVPFMVTNWYGSRFYHEELAHKNDSRIGLTFDKQGVMTFFGKEKEKIKTVESSDNGDL; from the coding sequence TTGAAAAGAAGCATTGAATTTATTGTTTGTTTATTTTTAGTGCTGAGTGTTGTTTATATGAAACCAGTCATATCTTCTCGTAACCAACCCAAACCTAAAAATGATTTATCCGTTGAAAAAGTAAAAATTTCTCATAAATCGGTTCCTTATTATGAGTTAAATACAACTGGTATGGCAAATTATGTTGGCAAAACAAAAGATGAATTCTTAAAAGAATTTCCTAAACCTAAAAAAACATTTTCTTCTTATTATCAGACGGAATGGCTTGTTTATGGAGACTCATTAAATGATTATTACCAAGTAGAAATCAAAAATTCAGTCGTTTCAAGCGTCTTTGTTCTAGGGAAGAATTTGGAAACAACTCCTTTTGCAATGGATATGAATTTAGTAGATTTAGCTGAAATTACAACTATTTTTTCTAACTTTAACTTTAGTTATGGTGATGAAAAATACGAAGTTGAATTGACTGAAGATGATATGAATTATCGACCATTAGTAGCGTTTAATAATGGCACATTTGCAATGCTACATATAAATCAAGGAACTGGAAAGTTAATGGCAATTCGTTATTTGGATAAGCATACGCTATTAAGTATCATGCCTTATCAAATGGATCAAGATAACAAGGTTCAGGAAAAACTACCTTTAGAAGCTAAAGACTGGCATCAGGTTAATCAAGATAACCAAGAACAACTAGTAACTATTTTGAATTTATTACGAGAAAAAGAAGATAAGAAAAAATACCAAATGGATTCGACTTTACAAGTGGGGTCAAAAAAAGGTATAGAACTTCTTTCCGAAAAACCTGATGTGATAATTGATGAAGAAAGTCATTTGAAGAATTGGAAGAAAGTTTCCGAAACTAACATCAGTACGCCTCCTTTTGTATTAAATAAAAAAGAGACGACTCGATTAATCAAAAAACTAGATTTATCACCAAAGGAAACACATGGTATTTTTTATGCACCAGTTGTCGATGTCCCTTTTATGGTAACTAATTGGTATGGCAGTCGTTTTTATCATGAAGAGTTAGCTCATAAAAATGATTCAAGGATAGGATTAACTTTTGACAAACAAGGTGTAATGACTTTCTTTGGGAAAGAAAAAGAAAAAATTAAGACAGTTGAAAGTAGTGATAATGGTGATTTATAA
- a CDS encoding pyruvate carboxylase — protein sequence MKKVLVANRGEIAIRVFRACTELDIDTVAIYATEDERSMHRFKADEAYLVGKGKKATDAYLDIEDIIRIAKESGADSIHPGYGFLSENLEFAKRCAEEGITFVGPTLHHLDIFGDKIKAKEAAISAGVASIPGTDGPVDSVEEVLAFANEFGFPIMIKASLGGGGRGMRVARDEKEAIEGYDRAKSEAKAAFGNDEVYVEKYISNPKHIEVQILGDTHGNVIHLFERDCSVQRRHQKVVEVAPCVSMSEEQREEICQAAVKLMKHVGYVNAGTVEFLVEGDNFYFIEVNPRVQVEHTITELITDVDIVMSQLQIAMGKNLHGEIGLPTQDKLSIHGYAIQCRITTEDPLNNFMPDIGKIDTYRSPGGYGIRLDIGNAFAGAVVTPFFDSLLVKVCTHAITFDQTIEKMRRALKEFRIRGVKTNIPFLANVINHQTFKSGQAITTFIDESPELFEFPRVRDRGNKTMKYIGEVTVNGFPGVETSKKKYQKEARIPQKIVERPQILTAKNILDQSGQEAVVDWIKNKEEVLLTDTTFRDAHQSLLATRVRTTDLKRIAKQTDEGIPELFSSEMWGGATFDVAYRFLNEDPWIRLRKLRKLMPNTLFQMLFRGSNAVGYQNYPDNVLKEFIELAASEGIDVFRIFDSLNWLPQMEKSIQYVRDTGKLAEAAICYTGDVLDPNRSKYNLAYYKNMAKDLEKMGAHIIAIKDMAGLLKPEAAYQLVTELKSTVDVPIHLHTHDTAGNGIMTYAAATKAGVDIVDVAMSAMSSATSQPSMSSLYYALNDSSRTPNVDIENVQQINHYWEDVRSYYRPFENGISAPQTEVYSHEMPGGQYSNLQQQAKAVGLEERWEEIKDMYATVNLLFGDIIKVTPSSKVVGDMALFMVQNNLTSDDIYQKGRELNYPESVISFFKGDLGQPTGGFPKELKDIILNGRPSIEVRPGSLAESVDFEEIKKELKELIGFEPSSKDVISYIMYPQVFLDYCKTHDSFGDVELLDTMTFFQGMRVGETIEVRIEKGKTLIITLDEIGEPDLEGNRVLFFNLNGQRREIIIKDQNIKSQVIMKEKCEPTNQGHIGATMPGSVLDVLVEVGEQVHKGDALLITEAMKMETTIYSKRDGVVKRVLAKSGEAIQSGDLLIELTI from the coding sequence ATGAAAAAGGTATTAGTAGCTAACAGAGGGGAAATTGCTATTCGTGTCTTCCGTGCATGTACGGAACTAGATATTGATACAGTAGCAATCTATGCAACAGAAGATGAGCGTTCTATGCATCGTTTTAAAGCAGATGAAGCTTATTTAGTAGGTAAGGGAAAAAAAGCAACTGATGCCTATTTAGATATTGAAGATATTATTCGAATTGCTAAAGAGTCGGGAGCTGATTCAATTCATCCCGGATACGGATTTTTATCTGAAAACTTAGAGTTTGCTAAAAGATGTGCTGAGGAGGGAATTACTTTTGTGGGCCCAACTCTCCATCATTTAGATATTTTTGGGGATAAAATCAAAGCTAAAGAAGCGGCTATTTCAGCTGGTGTAGCTTCTATTCCTGGAACAGATGGACCAGTAGATAGTGTGGAAGAAGTTTTAGCTTTTGCTAATGAATTTGGTTTTCCTATTATGATTAAAGCTTCTCTTGGAGGCGGCGGTCGAGGAATGCGTGTAGCAAGAGATGAAAAAGAAGCGATTGAAGGTTATGATCGCGCTAAAAGTGAAGCAAAAGCTGCTTTTGGCAATGATGAAGTATATGTCGAAAAATATATTTCAAATCCTAAACATATTGAAGTTCAAATTTTAGGAGATACTCATGGGAATGTCATTCATTTATTTGAAAGAGATTGCTCTGTTCAAAGACGTCATCAAAAAGTAGTAGAAGTAGCACCTTGTGTTTCAATGTCAGAGGAACAACGAGAAGAGATTTGTCAGGCAGCTGTCAAATTAATGAAACATGTTGGTTATGTTAATGCTGGAACAGTTGAATTTTTGGTAGAAGGCGATAATTTTTACTTCATTGAGGTAAACCCTCGAGTTCAAGTAGAACATACCATTACTGAATTAATAACAGATGTTGATATTGTTATGTCTCAACTTCAAATTGCTATGGGAAAAAATTTACATGGGGAAATTGGATTGCCAACTCAAGATAAATTAAGTATCCATGGATACGCCATTCAATGTCGTATTACAACTGAAGATCCTTTAAATAATTTTATGCCAGATATTGGAAAAATTGATACATATCGTTCACCAGGTGGTTATGGTATTCGTTTAGATATTGGAAATGCTTTTGCTGGAGCCGTTGTAACGCCGTTCTTTGATTCTTTACTTGTAAAGGTTTGTACGCATGCGATTACGTTTGATCAAACCATTGAGAAAATGAGAAGAGCTTTAAAAGAGTTTAGAATTAGAGGAGTTAAAACTAATATTCCATTCTTAGCTAATGTTATTAATCATCAGACATTCAAATCAGGTCAAGCTATTACAACTTTTATTGATGAATCACCTGAGTTGTTTGAGTTTCCAAGAGTTAGAGATCGTGGCAATAAAACAATGAAGTATATTGGTGAAGTGACAGTCAACGGTTTTCCTGGTGTAGAAACTTCAAAGAAAAAATATCAAAAAGAAGCAAGAATTCCTCAAAAAATAGTGGAAAGACCTCAAATTTTAACGGCTAAGAATATTTTAGACCAATCAGGTCAAGAAGCTGTTGTTGACTGGATTAAAAATAAAGAAGAAGTTCTTTTAACGGATACAACTTTTAGAGATGCTCATCAAAGTTTATTGGCTACTCGTGTAAGAACCACAGATTTGAAACGAATTGCTAAGCAAACAGATGAAGGAATTCCAGAATTATTCTCAAGTGAGATGTGGGGAGGAGCTACATTTGATGTAGCGTATCGATTTTTAAATGAAGACCCATGGATTCGTTTAAGAAAATTAAGAAAATTAATGCCAAATACATTGTTCCAAATGTTATTTAGAGGATCTAATGCAGTAGGCTATCAAAATTATCCAGATAATGTTTTAAAAGAATTTATCGAACTGGCTGCAAGTGAGGGAATTGATGTTTTTAGAATTTTTGATAGTTTGAACTGGTTACCTCAAATGGAAAAAAGCATTCAATATGTTCGTGATACTGGTAAATTAGCAGAGGCTGCTATTTGTTACACAGGAGATGTGTTAGATCCAAACCGTTCTAAATACAATCTAGCTTACTATAAGAACATGGCTAAAGATTTAGAAAAAATGGGAGCTCATATTATTGCGATTAAGGATATGGCAGGTTTATTGAAACCAGAAGCTGCTTATCAGTTAGTAACTGAATTAAAATCAACAGTTGATGTTCCGATTCATTTACACACTCATGACACAGCTGGAAATGGCATCATGACCTATGCAGCAGCAACAAAAGCTGGTGTGGATATTGTAGATGTTGCTATGAGTGCTATGAGTAGTGCAACAAGTCAACCTAGCATGAGTAGTTTATATTATGCACTTAATGATAGTAGTAGAACACCTAATGTTGATATTGAAAATGTACAGCAAATAAATCATTATTGGGAAGATGTCCGTTCTTACTACCGTCCTTTTGAAAATGGTATTAGTGCCCCTCAAACAGAAGTTTATTCTCATGAGATGCCTGGTGGTCAATATTCCAATTTACAACAACAAGCAAAAGCAGTTGGTTTAGAAGAACGCTGGGAAGAAATTAAAGATATGTATGCAACAGTTAATTTATTATTTGGGGATATTATTAAAGTGACACCTTCTTCTAAAGTAGTAGGTGATATGGCTCTCTTTATGGTTCAAAATAATTTAACCTCAGATGATATCTATCAAAAGGGAAGAGAATTAAACTATCCTGAATCTGTTATTAGTTTCTTTAAGGGCGACTTAGGTCAACCGACAGGAGGATTTCCTAAAGAATTGAAAGATATTATTTTAAATGGTCGACCGTCAATTGAAGTTCGTCCAGGTAGCTTGGCTGAATCTGTTGATTTTGAAGAAATTAAGAAAGAATTAAAAGAGCTCATTGGTTTTGAACCAAGTTCAAAAGATGTGATAAGCTATATTATGTATCCTCAAGTCTTCTTAGATTATTGTAAGACGCATGATAGCTTTGGAGATGTAGAATTGTTAGATACAATGACGTTCTTCCAAGGAATGCGTGTTGGTGAAACAATCGAAGTTAGAATTGAAAAAGGAAAAACATTGATTATTACACTAGACGAGATTGGTGAACCTGATTTGGAAGGTAACCGAGTGTTATTCTTCAATTTAAACGGTCAACGTCGTGAAATTATTATTAAAGATCAAAATATAAAATCTCAAGTTATTATGAAAGAAAAATGTGAACCAACAAACCAAGGTCATATAGGTGCTACAATGCCAGGATCTGTTCTTGATGTCTTAGTTGAAGTTGGTGAGCAAGTTCATAAAGGAGATGCGCTTTTAATTACAGAAGCAATGAAGATGGAAACAACTATTTATTCTAAACGAGATGGTGTTGTTAAACGTGTTCTTGCTAAAAGTGGTGAAGCTATTCAATCTGGAGATTTATTAATTGAATTAACGATTTAA
- a CDS encoding FtsW/RodA/SpoVE family cell cycle protein: MPKHVDKRLYLDYSILVPYLILSIMGIIMVYSASSAKLAQLGKNPGTDAIKQAAFFVIGIIGIVFIYKMKTKVFQNKNFIMIAIAVISLMLILTKFTHLGQSGGGADGWLSIGGITIQPAEFLKIVIIWYLAYILSRRQNMINQNFKEAALKPLVLIGGLIFLVVIQPDNGGAVILAMIASIMVLASGVNYFYTLLAMGVGVVGSFVAIQGILMTGGLLFPGRFKYVYNRFRTFSNPFIDPLGDGHQMVNSYYAMSNGGWFGLGIGNSIQKKGFLPEAQTDFMFSIVIEELGLIVAIVILGMLLFLILRILVIGIKSKNTFNSMMCIGIGGMILIQTFINIGGITGIIPLTGVTFPFLSQGGSSLITLSIGVGFALNISADEKKQRFDQRNEQIAIEYREQTRLLEHHK; this comes from the coding sequence TTGCCCAAACATGTAGATAAACGCCTGTATTTAGACTATAGTATTTTGGTTCCATACCTAATTTTGTCAATTATGGGTATCATTATGGTTTATAGTGCTAGCTCTGCTAAATTAGCTCAACTAGGAAAAAATCCTGGAACTGATGCAATTAAGCAAGCTGCTTTTTTTGTGATTGGTATTATAGGAATTGTTTTTATTTATAAGATGAAAACAAAAGTGTTTCAAAATAAAAACTTTATTATGATTGCCATTGCTGTTATTAGCTTGATGTTAATTTTGACTAAATTCACTCATTTAGGTCAATCAGGTGGTGGGGCTGATGGATGGCTAAGTATTGGTGGCATCACAATTCAGCCTGCAGAGTTTTTAAAAATTGTGATTATTTGGTATTTAGCATATATACTTTCAAGAAGACAAAATATGATTAATCAAAATTTTAAGGAAGCAGCCTTAAAGCCACTTGTCTTAATTGGTGGACTCATCTTTTTAGTAGTCATTCAACCAGATAATGGTGGAGCGGTTATTTTAGCAATGATTGCGTCTATTATGGTTCTAGCCAGTGGCGTTAATTACTTTTATACTTTATTAGCTATGGGTGTTGGTGTCGTAGGTTCATTTGTGGCTATCCAAGGGATTTTAATGACTGGTGGACTTTTATTCCCTGGTCGTTTCAAATACGTATATAACCGTTTTAGAACATTCTCTAATCCGTTTATTGACCCACTTGGTGACGGACATCAAATGGTCAATTCATACTACGCGATGAGTAATGGGGGCTGGTTTGGTTTAGGGATTGGAAATAGTATTCAGAAAAAAGGATTTCTACCTGAAGCACAAACCGACTTTATGTTTTCAATTGTTATCGAAGAATTAGGATTAATTGTAGCAATTGTTATTTTAGGAATGTTACTATTTTTAATTCTTAGAATTTTAGTTATTGGAATAAAATCAAAAAACACATTTAATTCAATGATGTGTATTGGTATTGGTGGAATGATTTTAATTCAGACATTTATTAATATTGGTGGAATTACGGGAATTATTCCATTAACAGGTGTAACATTTCCATTTTTAAGCCAAGGAGGATCTAGCTTGATTACCTTATCGATTGGTGTTGGGTTTGCATTAAATATTAGTGCGGATGAGAAAAAACAACGATTTGATCAACGAAATGAACAAATTGCAATTGAATACAGAGAACAAACTAGATTATTAGAACATCATAAATAA
- a CDS encoding DUF1507 family protein produces the protein MFLEIAKEKALEALDQEASKIRQLISNQRNYQCITQCKAFEEVVDTQMYGFSKQVDYAQKLGILTKEEGSKLIVELEKELNQVYVNVYDEQKKKDFSNERK, from the coding sequence ATGTTTTTAGAAATAGCAAAAGAAAAGGCCTTAGAGGCACTAGACCAAGAAGCCTCAAAAATAAGACAATTAATTTCAAATCAAAGAAACTATCAATGTATTACACAATGTAAAGCTTTTGAAGAGGTTGTAGATACACAAATGTATGGTTTTTCAAAGCAAGTAGATTATGCTCAAAAACTTGGAATTTTAACTAAAGAAGAAGGTAGTAAGCTGATTGTTGAATTAGAAAAAGAATTAAATCAGGTGTACGTTAATGTCTATGATGAGCAAAAAAAGAAAGATTTTAGCAACGAGAGGAAGTGA
- a CDS encoding superoxide dismutase has product MAYTLPDLPYAYDALEPHIDELTMKLHHDKHHNTYVTNLNAAIEKHPELGNKSIEELIANLNDVPEDIRMAVRNNGGGHANHAFFWEIMGPNAGGEPTGAIKGAIESAFGSYDAFKEAFAAAGVGRFGSGWAWLVDNNGKLEIMSTPNQDSPLTEGKTPLLGLDVWEHAYYKKYSNVRPDYIKAFFNVINWDEVNKRYAAIK; this is encoded by the coding sequence ATGGCATACACATTACCAGATTTACCATATGCATACGATGCATTAGAACCACATATTGACGAGTTAACGATGAAGTTACATCATGATAAACATCATAATACTTATGTAACTAACTTAAACGCTGCAATTGAAAAACATCCTGAACTAGGTAATAAATCAATTGAAGAATTAATCGCAAACTTAAACGATGTTCCTGAAGACATCCGTATGGCAGTAAGAAACAATGGTGGTGGACATGCTAACCATGCTTTCTTCTGGGAAATTATGGGACCAAATGCAGGTGGCGAACCAACTGGAGCAATTAAAGGTGCTATTGAGAGCGCATTTGGAAGTTATGATGCTTTTAAAGAAGCATTTGCTGCAGCAGGAGTAGGTCGTTTCGGTTCTGGCTGGGCTTGGTTAGTTGATAATAATGGAAAATTAGAAATTATGTCTACTCCAAATCAAGATTCTCCATTAACAGAAGGAAAAACACCTTTATTAGGACTTGATGTTTGGGAACATGCTTACTATAAAAAATATAGTAATGTTCGTCCAGACTATATTAAAGCTTTCTTTAATGTTATTAACTGGGATGAAGTTAATAAACGTTACGCAGCAATTAAATAG
- a CDS encoding DUF1189 domain-containing protein → MSTFNLIKAAFTQPTLLIEGRKKKGFHVFLYMILLSIILSLPVVFQSMDILSSIKEDGDKIVQKLPEFSIEDGKILTDKKDSGFIYQTNSMIFTFDPEGKRSKNEVEADSVGGVMTIALLKNEAVIVMPTTGSTADMLDSNSFSLPYTATQMRIINKEFLNKMLTGNSQGMLLFVFVLLISAFMIFVSFLVDLIMMTFFANIFVRTRMIRLKFSEVFKILVYCATIPTLLTMALQFIWPSFPIGSIALALTLLIYFNIFPKPTRPNRKNKK, encoded by the coding sequence ATGAGTACATTTAATTTAATCAAAGCAGCTTTTACACAACCGACCTTGTTAATAGAAGGACGGAAGAAAAAGGGTTTCCATGTTTTTTTATACATGATACTCTTGTCAATCATCTTAAGTTTACCTGTCGTCTTTCAGAGTATGGACATTTTAAGCTCTATTAAAGAAGACGGGGATAAGATTGTTCAAAAGCTTCCAGAATTTTCAATTGAAGACGGAAAAATTTTAACAGATAAAAAAGATTCCGGCTTTATCTATCAAACCAATTCAATGATTTTTACATTTGACCCTGAAGGAAAAAGAAGTAAAAATGAAGTTGAAGCTGATTCTGTAGGTGGAGTCATGACAATTGCTCTCTTAAAAAATGAGGCAGTTATAGTGATGCCAACAACCGGATCAACTGCGGATATGTTAGACAGTAATTCGTTTTCATTACCTTACACCGCAACACAGATGCGTATTATCAATAAAGAGTTCCTTAATAAAATGCTAACTGGTAATTCCCAAGGGATGCTCCTTTTTGTTTTTGTTTTATTAATATCAGCTTTTATGATTTTTGTTAGTTTCTTAGTTGATTTAATCATGATGACATTCTTTGCAAACATTTTTGTCAGAACTCGAATGATTCGTCTGAAATTTAGTGAAGTTTTTAAAATCTTAGTTTATTGTGCAACTATTCCAACTCTATTAACGATGGCTCTTCAATTTATTTGGCCTAGTTTTCCAATTGGATCAATTGCTTTAGCACTAACTTTATTAATTTACTTTAATATCTTTCCAAAACCAACAAGACCTAATCGTAAAAATAAAAAATAG
- a CDS encoding HesB/YadR/YfhF family protein codes for MELKITPQATQWFKDELLLTEGDSLRIYGKYGGATNVHVGFSTGIEATSANNPMLETKIDGIHFFTEEADEWFFADYSLEIDLDEKTKEPSYTYK; via the coding sequence ATGGAATTAAAAATAACACCTCAAGCAACACAATGGTTTAAAGATGAATTATTATTAACTGAGGGTGATAGTCTACGTATTTATGGGAAATATGGTGGAGCAACTAATGTTCATGTTGGATTTTCGACAGGAATAGAAGCGACATCTGCCAATAACCCAATGCTAGAAACAAAAATTGATGGTATTCACTTTTTTACAGAAGAAGCGGATGAATGGTTTTTTGCAGACTATAGCTTAGAAATTGACTTGGATGAGAAAACAAAAGAGCCAAGTTATACTTATAAATAA